A region from the Variovorax sp. V93 genome encodes:
- a CDS encoding phosphatase PAP2 family protein gives MAPLPRTHSPQTWTADIGARIRRLFWLKAIGTTVFTWLFFIGYFHMLRNPAYPVVVMPLTALDHLIPFQPYTLGAYLSLWVYVGVAPGLQPNFRELVVYGLWIGALCLTGLGLFYFWPTQIPPLAIDVSGYPGFAMLQGVDAAGNACPSMHVAVAIFTAIRLDHVLREARTPVLLRLANWLWFAAIAYSTLAVKQHVVLDALAGALLGMTFALPSLRWRPEGASRSNTLVGADIIGHH, from the coding sequence ATGGCGCCCCTTCCGCGAACGCACAGCCCCCAGACCTGGACCGCAGACATCGGCGCGCGCATTCGCCGCCTCTTCTGGCTCAAGGCGATCGGCACCACGGTCTTCACCTGGCTGTTCTTCATCGGCTACTTCCACATGCTGCGCAACCCGGCCTACCCGGTCGTGGTGATGCCGCTCACGGCGCTGGACCATCTGATTCCGTTCCAGCCCTACACGCTGGGCGCCTACCTCTCGCTGTGGGTCTACGTGGGCGTCGCGCCCGGCCTGCAGCCGAACTTTCGCGAGCTGGTGGTCTACGGCCTGTGGATCGGCGCGCTGTGCCTGACGGGCCTGGGCCTCTTCTACTTCTGGCCGACGCAGATACCGCCGCTGGCCATCGACGTGTCAGGCTATCCCGGCTTCGCAATGCTGCAGGGTGTGGATGCCGCGGGCAACGCCTGCCCCTCGATGCACGTGGCGGTGGCCATCTTCACGGCCATCCGGCTGGACCACGTGCTGCGCGAGGCGCGCACGCCGGTCTTGCTGCGCCTTGCCAACTGGCTGTGGTTTGCCGCCATCGCGTATTCGACATTGGCCGTCAAGCAGCACGTGGTGCTCGACGCGCTGGCCGGCGCGCTGCTGGGAATGACCTTCGCACTTCCTTCGCTGCGCTGGCGGCCGGAGGGCGCAAGCCGAAGCAATACCCTGGTGGGAGCGGATATCATTGGCCATCACTGA
- a CDS encoding helix-turn-helix domain-containing protein, giving the protein MPSAVSLPSPVTSVASLTPHLYAPDAVRPLRAKEHFLSADTFVELHQHPWPQLTFSTRGVIRLSTQDGSYIVPPSRAVWVPANMPHSIMLIEDAELRTVYLHAWLGPPWEKCEVLEISPLLRALMLALDTTPDGLPPADPHAPQRERMIAPLLVDELERATQIRIDVPLPSDKRLRQLCETLLRNPADRATLAERAAAIGASERTVARLFRDQLGMSWQQWRQQAVMAHALPLLARGMAVSQVAAASGYATDSAFCAMFKAATGRSPTSFQHKKRSAALA; this is encoded by the coding sequence ATGCCAAGCGCCGTTTCACTCCCTTCCCCGGTCACCAGCGTCGCGTCGCTCACGCCGCATCTCTATGCACCCGACGCGGTCCGGCCGCTGCGCGCCAAGGAACATTTCCTGAGCGCGGACACCTTCGTCGAGCTGCACCAGCACCCCTGGCCGCAGCTCACTTTCTCGACCCGCGGCGTGATCCGGCTCAGCACGCAGGACGGCAGCTACATCGTGCCGCCCTCGCGCGCGGTCTGGGTGCCGGCCAACATGCCGCACAGCATCATGCTTATCGAGGACGCCGAGCTGCGCACCGTGTACCTGCATGCCTGGCTCGGCCCGCCGTGGGAAAAATGCGAGGTGCTCGAGATCAGCCCGCTGCTGCGCGCGCTGATGCTCGCGCTCGACACCACGCCCGACGGCTTGCCGCCGGCCGACCCGCACGCGCCGCAGCGCGAACGCATGATCGCCCCGCTGCTGGTGGACGAGCTCGAACGCGCTACGCAGATCCGCATCGACGTGCCGCTGCCGTCGGACAAGCGGCTGCGCCAGCTGTGCGAAACGCTGCTGCGCAACCCGGCCGACCGCGCGACGCTGGCCGAACGCGCCGCCGCCATCGGCGCCAGCGAGCGCACCGTGGCGCGGCTCTTCCGAGACCAGCTCGGCATGAGCTGGCAGCAGTGGCGCCAGCAGGCCGTGATGGCGCATGCACTGCCGCTGCTGGCGCGCGGCATGGCCGTGAGCCAGGTGGCGGCGGCCAGCGGCTACGCCACCGACAGCGCGTTCTGCGCCATGTTCAAGGCCGCCACCGGACGTTCGCCCACGTCCTTCCAGCACAAGAAGCGATCCGCCGCGCTGGCCTGA
- a CDS encoding MFS transporter yields MSSSPSPTASSSTSLRGDAQLIGLVGLAHAISHFSQLILAPLFPWLKDAFNVSYTELGAVLTVFFVVSCIVQAASGFIVDKLGPRPVLFVGLGALGLAAFGYALAQSYWMLLLCAIVGGIGNGVFHPVDYTLFNRKVAPTRLGHAYSVHGITGSLGWALAPAFVVPIAIAFSWRVALASAGALAIVVLLVLWAYRSVLALDVKAVHKAAGHGEPAPIGGEFDFLRIPAVWMCFGFFFFYAVVISVVQTFAPAAAGHLHAVPVALVAVCLTVYMVASAAGMVAGGFLASDPSRCERIVGIGFGVAAALALVLAFAQFPPVMVPVLFGAMGFVSGVAGPSRDLLVKRSTPPNATGRVYGVVYAGLDIGQALAPLVFGRLMDHGQYTSVIAGLALVQGVLIASAFNVTRVRRTALVPASA; encoded by the coding sequence ATGTCTTCCTCTCCCTCCCCGACAGCCTCTTCTTCCACCAGCTTGCGCGGCGACGCCCAGCTCATCGGCCTGGTCGGCCTGGCCCATGCCATCAGCCATTTCAGCCAGCTGATTCTGGCGCCACTGTTTCCCTGGCTCAAGGACGCGTTCAACGTGAGCTACACCGAGCTGGGCGCGGTGCTGACGGTGTTCTTCGTGGTCTCGTGCATCGTGCAGGCGGCCTCGGGCTTCATCGTCGACAAGCTGGGGCCGCGGCCGGTGCTGTTCGTCGGGCTGGGCGCGCTGGGCCTGGCGGCCTTCGGCTATGCGCTGGCCCAGAGCTACTGGATGCTGCTGCTGTGCGCCATCGTGGGCGGCATCGGCAATGGCGTGTTCCACCCGGTCGACTACACGCTCTTCAACCGCAAGGTGGCACCGACGCGCCTGGGCCACGCCTACAGCGTGCACGGCATCACCGGCAGCCTGGGCTGGGCGCTGGCGCCGGCCTTCGTGGTGCCGATCGCCATTGCCTTCTCATGGCGCGTGGCGCTGGCCTCGGCCGGTGCGCTGGCCATCGTGGTGCTGCTGGTGCTCTGGGCCTACCGCAGCGTGCTGGCGCTGGACGTGAAGGCGGTGCACAAGGCCGCCGGGCACGGCGAACCGGCGCCCATCGGCGGCGAGTTCGACTTTTTGCGCATTCCGGCCGTGTGGATGTGCTTCGGCTTCTTTTTCTTCTACGCCGTCGTGATCAGTGTGGTGCAGACCTTCGCGCCGGCTGCGGCAGGCCACCTGCATGCGGTGCCGGTGGCGCTGGTGGCGGTGTGCCTCACGGTCTACATGGTGGCGAGCGCGGCCGGCATGGTGGCGGGCGGCTTCCTGGCCTCGGACCCGTCGCGCTGCGAACGCATCGTGGGCATCGGCTTCGGGGTGGCGGCCGCACTGGCGCTGGTGCTGGCCTTTGCGCAGTTTCCGCCGGTGATGGTGCCGGTGCTGTTCGGTGCCATGGGATTCGTGTCGGGTGTCGCGGGGCCCTCGCGCGACCTGCTGGTCAAGCGCTCGACGCCGCCCAACGCCACCGGCCGCGTCTACGGCGTGGTGTATGCAGGCCTCGACATCGGCCAGGCCCTGGCGCCGCTGGTGTTCGGCCGCCTGATGGACCATGGGCAGTACACGAGCGTGATCGCCGGTCTTGCGCTGGTGCAAGGCGTGCTGATTGCCAGCGCCTTCAACGTGACGCGGGTGCGCCGCACGGCGCTGGTGCCGGCCTCGGCCTGA
- the arsC gene encoding arsenate reductase (glutaredoxin) (This arsenate reductase requires both glutathione and glutaredoxin to convert arsenate to arsenite, after which the efflux transporter formed by ArsA and ArsB can extrude the arsenite from the cell, providing resistance.): MAARTPTTDYPMTIFHKPNCSTSRNVLGLIRESGVEPEIVLYLETPPSKKKLRELAKAMGLGARDLLRTKEAPYEALGLADPKWSDDQLFDFIIANPILLQRPIVVSPRGTLMCRPWERVREILPAA; the protein is encoded by the coding sequence ATGGCCGCACGCACCCCGACCACCGATTACCCGATGACCATCTTCCACAAGCCCAACTGCAGCACTTCGCGCAACGTGCTGGGCCTGATCCGCGAGAGCGGCGTGGAACCCGAGATCGTCCTGTACCTGGAAACGCCGCCTTCGAAGAAGAAGCTGCGCGAGCTGGCCAAGGCCATGGGCCTGGGCGCGCGCGACCTGCTGCGCACGAAGGAAGCGCCCTACGAAGCGCTGGGGCTGGCCGATCCGAAGTGGAGCGACGACCAGCTGTTCGACTTCATCATCGCGAACCCGATCCTGCTGCAGCGGCCCATCGTCGTCTCGCCGCGCGGCACGCTGATGTGCCGGCCCTGGGAGCGGGTGCGCGAGATCCTGCCCGCGGCTTGA
- a CDS encoding glutathione S-transferase family protein, translated as MASSSASNDRYTLYGAPGSGATPVHAALTLIGAQVDTVDVSPWENDSERERMSGINPMQQVPALVLPSGEVMTESAAMLIWLGDRYPEAGLCPAPGDPLRARYLRWMVYLPAAIYSLFWVRDEPTRLTPDPAAQAVMLERTAERIAHCWHLMDTQIDEPAPYLLGEKISMLDLYVTVLSRWTPRRRRFYRVAPRMAQVVRRVDADPRLADFWAARFPFSMDQETQKD; from the coding sequence ATGGCTTCTTCATCCGCTTCGAACGACCGCTACACCCTCTACGGCGCGCCCGGCTCGGGCGCCACGCCGGTCCATGCCGCGCTGACGCTGATCGGCGCGCAGGTCGACACCGTCGATGTCTCACCCTGGGAGAACGACTCCGAGCGCGAGCGCATGTCGGGCATCAACCCGATGCAGCAGGTGCCCGCGCTCGTGCTGCCGTCGGGCGAGGTGATGACCGAGAGCGCCGCCATGCTGATCTGGCTTGGCGACCGCTATCCGGAGGCCGGGCTCTGCCCCGCGCCCGGCGATCCGCTGCGTGCGCGCTACCTGCGATGGATGGTCTACCTGCCGGCGGCCATCTACTCGCTGTTCTGGGTGCGCGACGAACCCACGCGCCTCACGCCCGACCCGGCCGCGCAGGCCGTGATGCTCGAACGCACGGCCGAGCGCATCGCGCACTGCTGGCACCTGATGGACACGCAGATCGACGAGCCCGCGCCCTACCTGCTCGGCGAGAAGATCAGCATGCTCGACCTCTACGTGACCGTGCTGTCGCGCTGGACGCCGCGGCGCAGGCGCTTCTACCGCGTGGCGCCGCGCATGGCGCAGGTGGTGCGGCGCGTGGATGCCGATCCGCGCCTGGCCGATTTCTGGGCGGCGCGCTTTCCGTTCTCGATGGACCAGGAAACACAGAAAGACTGA
- a CDS encoding 6,7-dimethyl-8-ribityllumazine synthase, giving the protein MSQINDLPLSAVDATARPRGERIAFVEAQWHSDIVHQARDAFLAEMERLGVAHELIDIFDVPGAFEIPLHAKRLANSGKYAAIVGCALVVDGGIYRHEFVAGTVVSTLMSLQLETDVPIFSAVLTPHHFHEHVEHRKYFHRHFAVKGTEVAEACVKTLESLKKVDAVLAA; this is encoded by the coding sequence ATGAGTCAGATCAACGACCTTCCCCTTTCCGCCGTCGACGCGACGGCCAGGCCGCGCGGCGAGCGCATTGCCTTTGTCGAGGCGCAATGGCATTCCGACATCGTCCACCAGGCGCGCGACGCCTTCCTTGCCGAGATGGAGCGGCTCGGCGTGGCGCACGAGCTGATCGACATCTTCGACGTGCCCGGCGCCTTCGAGATTCCGCTGCATGCCAAGCGGCTCGCCAACTCGGGCAAGTACGCGGCCATCGTGGGCTGCGCGCTGGTGGTCGACGGCGGCATCTACCGCCACGAGTTCGTGGCCGGCACCGTGGTCAGCACGCTGATGTCGCTGCAGCTCGAGACCGATGTGCCGATCTTCTCGGCCGTGCTCACGCCGCACCACTTCCACGAGCATGTGGAGCACCGCAAGTACTTCCACCGCCACTTCGCCGTCAAGGGCACCGAGGTGGCCGAGGCCTGCGTGAAGACGCTCGAGAGCCTGAAGAAGGTCGACGCCGTGCTGGCCGCGTGA